aagggcaccGCTCCCAGCTTGGCCACAGCCTCCATCATCTGGTCCCAGAGGCTCAGCAGCGGCTCCGGGTCCGTGAGGCCCCTCAGGCTCTCAGACGGCAGCGTCAGGATGATGTTGTTGGTCGCCAGCTCTCCCCAGGGGGTGGGCCGGTGACAGATGCTGGCCTCCCACTCCTCCCGCGATGTCTCtcctgagggaggggatggggtcatGCTGGCTCCGGGGTCTGCTATCTCCTCATTTCCCATCAGGAATGAAACCCCAAAAGGGATACCGCCCCACGCAGGTGGATGAGGACTtagtccctccctctctcttctttctgacCTGAACCTCTGGCATTCGATATATTTCCATCCCACTCCATGGCAAATCACACTGCAAAAACACTCCTAAAGGAAGCTTTCCTCGATTACCACCACCCACTCTCTAGAGATCACAGCAACCCGTCTCAACTGTTCTCTTTCACTTTCTGTGTCTGGAACAGATTTTCTGCATCTGTTCTACCTCCCTTACACCCCATGTGTACTTCCTATTGACAACTTGTAAGGCcgaggaaacctggattctcaACACTGATTTGCTGCCGATAACAATGACACAGGCTTTACTGAGCTTGCCCTTTTCCCCAGGGGGAGCTTTCACCCTGCCCCACCCACCATGGTCCTCCACGCTCTATTCCCTGTCTTCTACTCTGACCCCCAAGGCAGCCTCAATGGGCTTGTCTGAGGGAGGACTCAGTCTTCCCTGGACACGGAGCTGGAGACAGGGGCAGTCATCCTGGTGTTTATCAGTCCTCCTGCTGTAGTTTTAGTTTAACCTAAAACCCTCCTGCTGCAGTCCATTTCCTTGGATTTTGTCCTCGGCAGATACAAAAAAGAGTCAATCACCATCTTCCCATATGGAAGGAAGCTGCAGCCCgctccccctcctcagcccacGTCACCCTAAATGACCCTGATGACCCTCTCTCCTTTAGACCCATCAGTGACCCCTCCCTCCTTTAGTCCCTGTGCCGACTGTTATCTCACCCAGTTTGAAGTACGGGGCGGGCAGGGCCCCCTCGACCGTGATGGGCACCTTGCCCAGCTTGCTGCCCTTGGGCACGATGATGTAGATGAGCCCGCCCCAGAGGCAGGGGACGGCGCGCTCCTGCTTGTCTACACAGCAGCGGTGGATCACTACCGGGGCCcggtgcagctcctgggctccgcTCAGGTCGTCAGAGTGGCAGCCGATCTGCACCTGTGGATGGTGGGCATGGATGTGGGCATGGATTCGGTGCCCCCCGGGGGGTGATTCGGGCTGAGGCTGCCGAGGGTCGGCCTGGTTCGGGGCTCCTGCTCTCTTCCCACCTCTATGCATCTTTTCTCTGCTCAGTAAGCTGGCCATTGCCTAAGCCCCGCTACCCCATCCCAAGAGCAGCCCAGGCCCTCAGTGGTTGGGAGGAACCAGAAACAGttgaaggaagcagcatagcctagtggaaagagcacaggcctgggaagcagaggacttgggttctaatccaggctttgccgcttgtctgctgtgtgaccttgggcaagtcacttcacttctccgtgcctcatctgtacaacggggattgagactgtgagccccacgcggaacacggactgtgtccaacttgattatcttgcgttTAACCGCGTGATTCGtttagggcctggcacacagtaagcacttacaaatactataaacaaacaaacaaacaatggtGGGCCGCGTTGGAagttgggaaggggctggggcatGAAGGAATTACCTCCAGGCCAGCTCCCGTGATGTCACAGGGGAGGGTGATGGTCAAGGTGTTGCCCCCGGGGAGATACAACCCCGTGCTCACCCACACTGGGTCGCCTGCAAGACACGTGGGAAGGTTGAGCtccagtcttggctctgccaacccCGCCCCCACTCACCCAGACACCTCCCCCTCAAAGGGTGGGAGTAGGCAGGGCACCCCCTTTCCTCACCTGGGTTGGTGCCATCGATCTCCACGGTGACAAGGGGTCCTGGCGGCCCGAGCCTGGCAAGGCAGCTTCCACCCCCTGGCCCCTGGGCCAGCGCTGAGCAGTCTGCACCCGAGTGCGCCAGTTCTGTAGCCAAGCGGAGCAAGGCCCCCTCCTTGGAGTCGCTGAGCACGGGATGCTGGCGGCTGACGGCCGGGAGTCCCGTCCGCCGGACCACCTTGCGCAGGATGCGGTGCAGGGAGGCGTAGGCGGGCACCTCCTGGGCCGGGAGTCGCAGGAATGCCGCGCAGTCCCGCCCCAGCTTCTGGCGCCAGCCTTCTGCTAGGGCCTGCTGCCCCTCCAGCTCCCCCTGAAACTGAGCCAGCGCCTGGCGGAAGTGGTACTGCCCCGGGCCATGGTCGGCCACCGGGAATCGCCCGGCCTCCAGGCTCTGGCCCAGGATGGAGATGCCCAAGGGGTTGAGGATGTGGTTGCCGGGGTAACCGGCCACGGCATCTTGGCCGGGGTTCTGCGATGCCCACCACCAGGCCTGGCCCCCGATCAGcaagccccctccctctgccacaaATTCCAGGATCTTGGGGGCCGCCTCGTCATTGTAGGCTTTGCACACGAAGACACTCAGGCCTTCATCCAGCCGCCCCGGCCCGCAGGCCAGCCCAGTGGGGGCCAGCAGGGGACACAGGCCCTCCAGGCCGGAGGCGACCCCGACGTGGCCGCCCCTCCCGCCATCCAGCCAGCGCACGGCATTGATCAGTAGGGGAGCAAGCCGCGGGGCCGTCAGCAGGCCCTCGTGGGCCGCCACGACCACGCGGCCCCGGCCAGAGCGGGCTGCGGCCAGGAAGCAGCCGAGGGCGGGGTCCAGCCCCAGGGGGAAGGCCAGGGCCCCGTGCACCAGCAGCTGCGAGGGAAGGCCTCCGGTCTTGATATCCAGCTCCGACAGACCGGCCAGGATTTGCCGCTGGTCCCCGGTGAAGTCCTGGGTGTGCCTGAAGAGAAAGGGGTGTGACAGAGTGGGTCCTGGCTGCCTGAGGCGGGCAGCACCGGCTCCATGTTggctgtgctgtgggactgatggcACAGGGGACCCTGAGCTACACCTTCAAGTCAGAGAGGCCTTCTGCCTGGGCCGGGGGATCCCAGTCATGCCCCCAGGTGGATTtcctgttcagaacagtgctttgcacatagtaagtacttaatcaatcaatcaatcaatcaatcgtatttattgagtgcttactgtgtgcagagtactgtactaagcgcttgggaatgtcattatcattgttattattattattagatcggtGACAGAATGGCCCTGCTCTCACTGGAAAGGTTGGGTCAATCCTATGGTCACACTGTCTTGGCCAAGGCCTCCATGAGTTGCTGCCCCTCCCCAGCCGGATGGCAGGGAGTCTCTTCCAACATCCTCCTAGGGAGGGGTGTTGGCTTTCCTCTTCCCGCCTCTCCACCCCTTACAGCCCCCCAACAGAGTCTTCCCTCCTCCTATGGTCAGGATGAAGGCTCCCCCTGCCCCATGTCTCACAGTCATGCCCAGAAGTGGGGGAGGCAATGCGGGGAGGTGGGGACAGAatcgtgtgtgcatgtgtgcacacacagacacacacacacacttaccgcACTGTCAGTGGGATCTTAGGGACCTTCTTGGACACTTTGAGGAGGCCCGCTTCCGCGGGCGCAGCAGTGAAGAAGACACCGGCTACGCCGGTCACCCGGTTGCCAGGGAAGTCGGAAAGCACCCTGTCTGGGCCGTGCTGGCTGGCCCAGTGCCAGGCCTGGCCCCCGACGAGCAGGCCCCCTCCGGCCTTCAGGAACCGGACCAGTTCCTCCGGCTTCTCCAGCCCGTAGGCGTTGGTGCAGTGGACCCCCAGGGTATCACCAAGGGCCCCCCCAGGCTGCACCTCCACCCCAGCGCCCCGGAGGATCTCAGCCAGGGGCTCCAGGCCCCTGCCGATCCCGACCGCGGCCCTCGGCGAGGAGCGGAGCCAGCGCACGGCGTTGTGGAGGAAGCGGGCGAGCCGGGCTTCCCGCAGGTAGCCCTCATGGGCCACGACCAGCAGGCGACCCCGGCCGTAACGGGAGGCGGCGACGAGGACCTGGCCCCAGACGTTCACCAGCACCGGGAGGGCCACCTCGCCCACCAGCAGCAGCTCGCAAGGGGTACAGTGCCCGGGGAGGTCCCAGCGCTCCAGCCCATCCACCAACGTCGCGAAGATGGCCGAGGGCTCCATATCCTGGGGACTCATCACCTCCACTCCGGCCCTTGGCtgcaggagggaaagcagattcaggaaggggaagcagaggcCTTGCCCTGTTTTGCAtgtggaagtgacttacccaaggtcacacagcagacaagtgacagagccggaattagaactcacatccttctaactcccaggcctgtgctctatccactacgccacactacttccctaagtTTGCCCACCAGATCCTTATAATGGAGAGAGCCAGGCAGGGCCCCATAATTACCTCAGGCAGAATTTGCTGCTGTTTGTATTAAGGCATATACaatatacagtcttctagactgtgagcccgttgttgggtagggaccgtctccatatgttgccaacttgtacttcccaagcgcttagtacagtgctcagcacacagtaagcactcaataaatatgactgaatgaatgaatgaactgtgctctTCATTCAAGTGTGAAGCTAGGATGCTGTACCAACTCTAGATAAAGAAACTCTGTTATCACGTTCAGGTTGAGTCGGCCTTGATTAGTAGAGGAAATGCTGACTGTCAACCACCACTTCCTACTAATCTGAAAAGAATTTCTATTAGTAAAAAACTTGTTTCTGTCCTACCTTTGTGAACACTATAGAGAAGTGTTCAAAGTTTCACCCTTTATAGAAAGTTTtaccctctagagaagcagcatggctcagtggcaagagcccttttgagagtcagagggtcatgggttctaatcccagctccgccacttgtcagctgtgtgactttgggcaagtcacttcacttctctgggcctcagttccctgatctggaaagtggggatgaagatggtgagccccatgtgggacaacctgatcatcttgtatccccccagagcttagaacagtgctttgcacatagtaagcacttaacaaataccattattattattattatcattattattgttaacacacTGCAAAGTCTGTGAAATTTACAGGGCCAAtcagctgtaagctcgttgtgggcagggaatgtgtctgctatattgtaataataatgatggcatttattaagcacttactattcatttattcattcattcaatcgtatttattgagcgcttactgtgtgcagagcactgtactaagtgcttgggaattacaagttggcaacatatagagacggtccctacccaacagtgggctcacagtctagaagggggagacagagaacaaaaccaaacatattaacaaaataaaataaatagaatagatatgtacaaataaaatagagtaataataataataataatgatagagtaatgtgcaaagcactgttctaagcactagggaggctacaaggtgatgaggttgtcccacggggggcttacagtcttaatccccattttacagatgagggaactgaggcccagagaagtgaagtcatttgcccaaagtctcacagctgacaattggcggagtcgggatttgaacccatgaccactgactccaaagcccgtgctctttccactgagccacgctgcttctctcccaagcgcttagtacagtgctctgcacacagtaaaccctcaataaatacgactgaatgaataaatgaatgaagatggcCAGTCGGCTACACTCAGGGCAGCCTAGAATGGCTTTTTGCTGCTAATTCTGGCTCGGGCCTGGGTGGGGTTTGCGTCCCAAAGCCCCTTGCTGGGTGCCTTGGGCTtgggtgccttgggcaagtcacttaacttctctgtgcctcagttccctgatctgtaaaatggggattaagactgtgagccccccgtgggacaacctcatcaccttgtagcctccccagtgcttagaacagtgttttgcacatagtaagcgcttaataaatgccatcattattattacaatatagcagacacattccctgcccacagcgagcttacagctgATTGGTCCTGTAAATTTCACAGACTTTGCagtgtgttataataataataataataataatgataataataataataatatggtatttgttaagcgcttactatgtggggctGTGTGGGTGTGTAGGTGGGCACGTGCGTGAGTGCACATGGAGAAGAGGGCGGTGCCTGCAAACTGCAGTGACCACTGTGAAATTCCCGAAAGGGGAATTTCCCTGCCTGCGTGTTTGGTTTGTATGTGCCTGAGGAAGAACGGGGTGATCTCAATTTCGGGCGTTTCCCCGCACCCCCAGTTTAAAAATCTTGTTCACTCCGCAACACATCTTTGGGaaggggggttcattcattcaatcgtatttattgagcgcttactgtgtgcagagcactggactaagctgggGATCTTGGCCCAGTCCTGCGCTTAGTAATGGGAACGAGAgtccggggagggaggaggggagaggaaggaggggagggaggagggggcagccaGGAAGTCCGCGGCGGACGACACACACAtaaagacacacaaacacacactgacAACTCGCCCCCACCTCCAGGACCCCGGAGCCCCCACACCCACCTCTCCGACAGTGGGCAGAGAAGCTGCACTTTGGAGGCTCCGGGCCGGGCCTGGCCGGAGGGTGGacagcagagggggaggagggaatcagGGCAGGGACAGAAATCCCCTGCCTCCGTTTCTCTTCGGCCCGGGGCTGCGATGGGGCGGGACGGGTCCGGGCTCATTCCCACCCCAAGCTGGGAATCTGAGCTCCGCCCTCCGATCGTGTCACTGCTTCCATCCCGGGAACCCCGGAGTCCCGGCTCTCCGGGGtggcttggaatcaatcaatcaatcaatagtatttattgagcgcttactgtgtgcagagcactggactaagcgcttgggaagtacaagttggcaacatatagagacaggccctacccaacaagacgGCCCGAGCTGCCGGGAGAAGGCCCTCCTTcaggcagccccctgccccccaatccACCTCATCCTGCTCCCCTGCGTCCTCCGGA
Above is a window of Tachyglossus aculeatus isolate mTacAcu1 chromosome 12 unlocalized genomic scaffold, mTacAcu1.pri SUPER_6_unloc_1, whole genome shotgun sequence DNA encoding:
- the TCAF2 gene encoding TRPM8 channel-associated factor 2; translation: MSPQDMEPSAIFATLVDGLERWDLPGHCTPCELLLVGEVALPVLVNVWGQVLVAASRYGRGRLLVVAHEGYLREARLARFLHNAVRWLRSSPRAAVGIGRGLEPLAEILRGAGVEVQPGGALGDTLGVHCTNAYGLEKPEELVRFLKAGGGLLVGGQAWHWASQHGPDRVLSDFPGNRVTGVAGVFFTAAPAEAGLLKVSKKVPKIPLTVRHTQDFTGDQRQILAGLSELDIKTGGLPSQLLVHGALAFPLGLDPALGCFLAAARSGRGRVVVAAHEGLLTAPRLAPLLINAVRWLDGGRGGHVGVASGLEGLCPLLAPTGLACGPGRLDEGLSVFVCKAYNDEAAPKILEFVAEGGGLLIGGQAWWWASQNPGQDAVAGYPGNHILNPLGISILGQSLEAGRFPVADHGPGQYHFRQALAQFQGELEGQQALAEGWRQKLGRDCAAFLRLPAQEVPAYASLHRILRKVVRRTGLPAVSRQHPVLSDSKEGALLRLATELAHSGADCSALAQGPGGGSCLARLGPPGPLVTVEIDGTNPGDPVWVSTGLYLPGGNTLTITLPCDITGAGLEVQIGCHSDDLSGAQELHRAPVVIHRCCVDKQERAVPCLWGGLIYIIVPKGSKLGKVPITVEGALPAPYFKLGETSREEWEASICHRPTPWGELATNNIILTLPSESLRGLTDPEPLLSLWDQMMEAVAKLGAVPFPFLRPERIVTDVQISAGWMHSGYPIMGHVESVQEMVSEKGMRSQGLWGPIHELGHNQQRSGWEFPPHTTEATCNLWSVYVSESVLGIPRARAHPALRPTERKERIRNYLEKGAPLEEWSVWTALETYLQLQEAFGWEPFIALFAQYQGPAKVPGDNAAKMNLWAEKFSHQVQRNLAPFFEAWGWPIRKDVAATLAPLPPWEDNPMRLYLFTTN